In Glycine max cultivar Williams 82 chromosome 7, Glycine_max_v4.0, whole genome shotgun sequence, a single window of DNA contains:
- the LOC102666724 gene encoding uncharacterized protein, with product MPLYAKFLKDMLTKKNKCIHSDTIVVEGNCSVVIQRILPPKHKDPGSVTIPCYVGQVSVVKALIDSGASINLMPLSMCRKLGELEIMPTKMTLQLADRSITRPYGVIEDVLVQVKHLIFPADFVVMDIEEDPEIPIILGRPVMSTVSCIVDMGKGKLELSVKD from the coding sequence ATGCCGCTCTATGCTAAATTTCTGAAAGATATGCTAACTAAGAAGAATAAGTGCATTCATAGTGACACCATAGTCGTGGAGGGAAACTGCAGTGTTGTGATTCAACGTATCCTTCCACCAAAACATAAGGATCCAGGAAGCGTCACTATACCTTGTTATGTAGGTCAAGTTTCAGTAGTCAAGGCTCTTATTGACTCGGGAGCTAGCATTAATTTGATGCCGCTTTCCATGTGTCGAAAACTTGGGGAGTTGGAGATAATGCCTACTAAGATGACTTTACAGTTAGCAGATCGCTCTATCACCAGACCCTATGGAGTGATTGAGGATGTTCTGGTTCAGGTCAAACATCTTATCTTTCCTGCAGATTTTGTGGTTATGGATATAGAGGAGGATCCTGAAATTCCCATAATTTTGGGACGTCCTGTCATGTCCACCGTTAGTTGTATAGTAGATATGGGGAAAGGAAAATTAGAACTGAGTGTTAAGGATTAG